Proteins from a genomic interval of Thermus caldifontis:
- a CDS encoding nitrite/sulfite reductase: MEGTQGGREAGLSPEVEAEIRYLEAMIARLEAGEEDPEDFRVFRLKNGIYGIRGRPEHHMVRIKLPVGRISPEALRVLAEVAERYAENRLAHVTTRQAVQLHHVHRKHLPELLRRVNRAGLTTREACGHSIRAITCCPYAGVSPEEAFDVTPYAQATYRYFLRHPVGQNLPRKFKIAFEGCATDHARTPIHDIGAVAALEGGKRGFRIYVGGGLGAAPMSAELLEPFTPEEDLLPTLLAILRLFDRHGNRKVLTQARLKFLLKKWGIAAFREAVREERRIVKLTARGADLQAWQPPQDPPPPRLPSPPKKPFSFAPGFDEWRRNNLFRQKQAGFYTVIVRLPLGDITPEGLRALAEIAETYAGEVRSAISQNFLLRFVPEEALGGLYEALLESGLAHPQAHTILDITRCPGADTCNLAITHSRGLAQALESHLLDLPLIQDPGVRPISLKISGCPNSCGQHPIADIGFYGSSRKVGEREVPHYTLLLGGRTREGEARFGQVVARIPARRAPEAVERILRRYQEERQQNESFQAFLDRKGAASFKPLLEDLQSIPPYEEAPEFYQDLGADGQDFRVQLGRGECAV, translated from the coding sequence GGAACGCAAGGTGGGAGGGAAGCCGGGTTAAGCCCGGAGGTGGAAGCCGAGATCCGCTACCTGGAGGCCATGATCGCCCGCCTCGAGGCGGGAGAGGAAGACCCCGAGGACTTCCGAGTCTTTCGCTTGAAAAACGGCATCTACGGCATCCGGGGCAGGCCGGAGCATCACATGGTTCGCATCAAGCTTCCCGTGGGCCGGATCAGCCCGGAAGCCTTAAGGGTCTTGGCGGAGGTGGCCGAGCGCTATGCGGAAAACCGTCTGGCCCACGTGACCACCCGGCAGGCGGTGCAGCTCCACCACGTGCACCGCAAGCACCTACCGGAGCTTTTGCGGCGGGTGAACCGGGCGGGCCTCACCACCCGGGAGGCCTGCGGCCATTCCATCCGCGCCATCACCTGCTGCCCCTACGCCGGCGTTTCTCCGGAGGAAGCCTTTGACGTGACCCCTTACGCCCAGGCCACCTACCGCTACTTCCTCCGCCACCCCGTGGGGCAGAACCTACCCCGGAAGTTCAAGATCGCCTTTGAGGGATGCGCCACCGACCACGCCCGCACCCCTATCCACGACATCGGGGCGGTGGCCGCCCTGGAGGGAGGCAAAAGGGGCTTCCGCATCTATGTGGGCGGTGGCCTGGGAGCTGCACCCATGAGCGCCGAACTTCTGGAACCCTTCACCCCGGAAGAGGACCTCCTGCCCACCCTCCTGGCCATCCTTCGCCTTTTTGACCGCCACGGCAACCGCAAGGTGCTGACCCAGGCCCGGCTTAAGTTCCTGCTGAAAAAGTGGGGGATCGCCGCCTTCCGGGAAGCGGTGCGGGAGGAACGGCGCATCGTAAAGCTTACCGCCAGGGGTGCAGACCTACAGGCCTGGCAACCTCCCCAAGACCCCCCTCCCCCACGGCTTCCCTCCCCTCCGAAGAAACCCTTTTCCTTCGCTCCGGGGTTTGACGAGTGGCGCCGCAACAACCTCTTCCGCCAGAAGCAGGCAGGTTTCTACACGGTAATCGTCCGCCTACCCCTTGGGGATATCACGCCCGAGGGCCTCAGGGCCCTGGCGGAGATCGCCGAAACCTATGCCGGGGAGGTAAGAAGCGCCATCAGCCAGAATTTCCTCCTCCGCTTCGTGCCGGAAGAGGCTTTGGGAGGGCTTTATGAGGCCCTTCTGGAATCGGGCCTCGCCCATCCCCAGGCCCACACCATCCTGGACATCACCCGTTGCCCGGGGGCGGATACTTGCAACCTGGCCATCACCCACTCCCGGGGCTTGGCCCAGGCCCTGGAATCCCATCTCCTGGACCTTCCCTTAATCCAGGACCCGGGGGTGCGGCCCATCAGCCTTAAGATCTCCGGCTGCCCCAACTCCTGCGGCCAGCACCCTATCGCCGACATCGGCTTCTACGGCTCCAGCCGCAAGGTGGGGGAAAGGGAGGTACCCCATTACACCCTCCTCCTGGGCGGGCGCACCCGGGAAGGCGAGGCCCGTTTCGGCCAGGTAGTGGCCCGCATCCCCGCCCGGCGCGCACCCGAGGCGGTGGAACGGATCCTGAGGCGCTACCAGGAGGAGCGGCAGCAGAACGAGAGCTTCCAGGCCTTTTTGGACCGGAAAGGGGCTGCTTCCTTCAAGCCCCTCCTGGAGGACCTCCAGAGTATTCCCCCTTACGAGGAAGCCCCGGAGTTCTACCAGGATCTAGGAGCAGATGGGCAGGATTTCCGAGTCCAGCTAGGCCGCGGGGAATGCGCGGTCTGA